DNA from Zonotrichia leucophrys gambelii isolate GWCS_2022_RI chromosome 5, RI_Zleu_2.0, whole genome shotgun sequence:
gcaccatgggcactgccagcccagagagccaaacgtgccctgggctgcatccagagcagcgtgggcagcagggccagggaggggattctgcccctctgctctgctctgctgagagcccctgcagggctgcatcagctctgggggccagcacaggagggacagggagctgctgcagtgactcAGAGGAGGGCCACCAAGATGATTAGAAGGGTGGAAcatctctcctatgaggaaagactgagaaaACTGGGATTATTCAGTCTAGAAAGGAGACTTAGGAGTGACTTAATTGGGGCATTCCAGTATCTGAAGAGGAGCCTTACAAGAAAACTGGAGAGGGATGTTTTACCAGGGCATgtaatgacaggacaagggggaaatGGCTCCAAGCTGAAAGAGAGCAGATGTAGATTAGAtattaagagaaaaatctttactgtgaaggtggtgagggaCTACCCCAGGTTTCCTAGAGAAGTTGTAGATGtctcatccctggaggtgttcaagaccCAGGGTGGATGGAACACTGAGCAACTTGGTCTAATGGAAagtgtcccttcccatggcaaaggggttggaactagatgacaTTTCAAGTCTCTtgcagcccaaaccattccatgatatgcagcagcatttttcagCTATTAAATGGGCTACTGGGAGTAGCTCAAAAGTGTAGAGCTGTTGGTAGGAAATtgctgagcagaggcagcagaattCAGAATAGTCAGTATACCAAATGACTCAGATAATCAGGGAACTGCATAATCAAAGTACACTATATGGAAACACAGGGGATTCTTTTAACATGTAATTACTAAATAGGTTCAGATCAGTCTTTAATTTGGCAAAGCTCATATACATGAACACATAGTTCAGGATTAGAACTAAATGAAtacaaaaattgtatttctaCAATCGCTCACACACCTTAAGTGTCCCTTCACACTGGAATATCATTATTGTTCTTTCATAGCATCAGTGAATTTAAGGGGGTTTTACTAACACCATAGCATTTTCTAAATTTCAGGAAGGAAATGTGGATAATATGTGTGAATGTATGTACaaacatacatacacacacatatatatgtagatgtgtgtgtatatatatatacagcaAATGATGCAGAGTTACAGCATGTAGcaagctttaaaatattttcagaagtgaaattaattatttcctgttgttttttgttttgttttttcctttttcagtaaAGAAGtaagaacaagaaaaattacAGACTTTTTCTATGTTCTTCATAAATGGTAATTCATAAATAAACTAAATAACTTGACAGTACTTAATTGCAAGATGGCAACTGTATTTCAGGTGTGTAACTGAAACTCTTTCTACCAGCAGATCTGCATTTAACCAACAACAAATATAAGCATAAGAACTGCTGGAGTAGAGTCAACACAGTGCAATTGGAAGAACTGAGAATGAAGACTGTGCTACATTCTCCTGGTATAATTTTCCCAGTATTGTGTTTTATTTACTTGCTATTTGTGTTTAATTGTTCAGGACTGTATTTTAGTATTTGTATTTGGGTGAGCtttaaatcatattttaattaataccCTGCAAAACATAAGCATGAAAATACAGCACTGTAAGGGTAGGAGTGGGAAAAGAAGTTATCACCTGGTTTCCTAAATATTCTCCTCCCACgtttttccctccttccaaACATACAGACAGTAAAACTCACTTCTTGCTTTCATGAAGTAAGATCACAACTGCAAACATAATTTTACAAATAGTGCTGCTATTTCTCCCAAGACACAGCTGTGACATTCAGTTGTTACAGTAATTTCAATATCTATTTTATTGTTACTCAAAGTGAAACCTTAAACTACTGAAGCCTCAAAGTTCCCCATGAATTTAACTTTTCATGTATTTAGCTCTCTCAAAGCAAGCTCTCTGTGTCTTACTTTAAATGGAACCAGGCTTATTTTAATGATGGAGGATTTAAATAGGTGAACATCACCTATGCTTTAAGAAAGGTGCCAAAATGGTGCTACTTACTCCAAATGCAAAATTGGTGAACATCTGCATTGACTTGAGTGACAGTCAGTGCTATGAAGACAGTATGAACTGGAACATACACCAAAAAGTGATAACAAATGGATTTCTGATACTGAAAAGGATACATCTAATTCACTCTGCAAGGAAAAGAGATAGACAGCCATTGGTTACATATTGATCTCTTATCTCAGATGATCTCATTTCATAATCATTAAACATAATATATCCCTTCAAAGGATAAAGAAAGTCTTCAAAACAATGACAGAAAATTTTATAGTGATTCAGATTTCTGTTCTGGACTGGACAATGACAAGCTCTTTCCTGCATCACTGCTTTGCTTTACATGTGTTATCTGTCTCTGTAATCAAAGCTAACGTTTTACTTGAAAAAACTCACTGAGGTCACCTACAAGTAACAATCTGAATATAGGCACTGCCATCTGAGTGAGTGGGTGGAAAACCAGCAGCTCTAATCATGGCAGTTCCAGCCCTAtgttctctcttcctccttctgcaAAACCAGGACGTTAATGCCAAGTTTACACAGTTAAAGTGGTTGCTGCCGATCATTTCAACAGCAAAATCTAGACACTATATTCCCATGGCTGTGGAAGTGGCTGCATATATTAGGAAAGGCAAGGCAACTCCAAGCTTTGGACCCTTAGCACTTCTAAGTATTCTCCAGCCCCAGCAACACAATTCTTCATATAGTCAtcatttcccttttatttttggaTTCACCCCAAGCAGTATTACTCACTTAACCAAAATGTCTGAGTTAGAAGCCCTCATGGTCTCTGTGCagtcagcagcagagatggggaCCTTCTCCAGTTGACTCGGCACACTTGAGGCATGACTCACTTTCTCGAGATACTCATCGGTCTCCCCTGCCAGTAAAGGGAGCTTAGGATGACCAAATTTCTAACTTAGGTGCCTCAGTGAAATAGCTAAACTTAGAAAGAATTAATCACAGTCTTAGCACTTAAGATCTTGCTGAGTTGGGTGGAGATTCCCCAGACTCTAAAAGAGGGAATCTTTACCTGCTACTGAGAGAATTGAGTTTGACAATGTGGTTTTCATTCATGGTATAAACAGGGTTTTAAGGCAGAGTAAAGCTGGTAAGGTTTTACTGGTAAAATTGCTACTACTTCTGTGGTCTAAAGATGATCTAAACTGGACTAGTTCTAGTCTACAGGCCTCTGCTGAAGAACTCTGCCATTCTTCAATTAGAAGTTTTTAATGCATCacagaaattgcattttaagGGCCTGATCAGTTTAAGTTTTCTCAGCAGTAAAACGTAGTTGGAGACATTGAAATTCTGACCAGTATGCAGAAATTTTCTTGGGTAGCCATATAAAAGTGAAGGGGACTCAGAATTACATCTCACAAGCCACTTTGAAAGCTTTCCCCCTAATTCCATTAATGTTTGTTCTCATATCTGAATTCAAGCTCTGTAAACTCCATTAGATAAAAATAGAGTACATGAGAATGTTTAAAGCTCTCAAGTCTAAAAATAATAGATGACAAAATGTCCTTCTAGAGTGGGACACGttctctcctttcccagagTTCTGTCTCCATTGCCATCATCATAATTTGGGATTCTGCTAAAATTCTGCAAATCCTAAACAGTAATTTGTAAAAGTACAGATTTATACTTTCTTGCTCTGTGGTTACTGCCAGAAACCCCAGCTAGAATTACAGCCCTTGTCTTTGTGCTCTGCCATTTATTGTGTTATATGATATTAAAACCAGAACCATCAAATGGCATGAGATTTCTTTTAGCACCCCCCTTTTAGGTTCCTCTGTGTCAAACCCAAAATgctatggaaaataaaaaaaaatacccctcTGGTATGGTGAACTCAGCACATTTCCAGCAGCTATCAGTGGTTGGGTTATATGTGTGGTCAAAGGattatatatatactacatttaTATGTATAAGAACTACATCTATTTTTGCTCTGCTTTAATTGATAACATTTGAGAGGTGGTTGGCAACTATTAACTCAATCAGACAAATAAGACTAAATTTTATTGTgcattcctgtgctgctgagatcTAATCCCATTCCTAGTTATCACTGCTTAGGCTGGGACTACAGTCAGCAATTTTAAGAGAAATTCTGAGCTCAGTGCAGTCAGAGAGTGATATACTTAGTGCCAGCAGTTTCCATGGCTGGGGCAACGTCGGTTGAGATAACAGCCTAAAGCATCTAAAGAGTGAAGGGAGCAGATGACTTTGTCAAGCATGTCCTTGAATTCACAGAGGGAGCTCTGCCATGCTGCTACAGTACTAGAACTGGGAAAGAAGTTATAGAAGCTGCATACTGATATTTTGTATGTACAGTTACCAGTGTAGTACCCTCAAGTACATGGACTACAGAGGAAACTATCCAGTCCTCTTGTCTGAGAGGGATATCCAACACATTTCAGCAGAGGATAACTGAAACTGTGCCAAGTATGATTCCagtcaattttttttgtaacaagATCATTACAAACCCTAtattaaatagaaaatgttCCAACCAGAATGACAATACTGCATTTTCAAACTTTgtaaaacaagcaagcaaaaaaatctCACCATCAAAAGGAAGAGTGTCATTTTAAATGGAGCCATGTCTGATGTTGAATCCTTAACAAAATTACTATCTCTATAATAGTTGTTTTATCAGATATCCACTGTTGCCTGACAACAATATGGGGAGTACAAGTACAGACAGGTTTTTGAGGTTTCTTTTGCTCCATTCCTCTGATCTTGTTCAGTGAGAATGATGTCAGTTCCCTGCTTCATGCTTACACCATCTTAATAATGAATGAAGTTCATTTGGGGAATATAATGCTATAAAGTGCATAAGAACTGCAAAGTATACTCACtctatttctttaaaacttATAAGATGCCCATGGCTAATTTAAGAGTATATGACCCAAAGAAATCCCATAAAACCCATAAACCCTTTtctaacagaaatatttctggtaTTCCTTGTCTGATAATTTATAACCCATGTATACTTTctgaaaatgtataaaaaaatcataataatttatataactATAATTATAATGAAAAATCATTATAATTTATAACCCATGTATACTTCTCTGAAAAATCAGCTCATACTGCCTTTCCCTACAGTGATAATATTTATCAAAattctaaaatattaaatatttttctcctttgattTATTCTCTGAAATTACACTTCCACCaagttttgaaagagaaaaaatgttttgtaacAGATTCAGTGTCTCACTCACCACTCTGCTGAAGTATTTGTCCAAAACTTCCACAAAATTATGAATTAGTTCATATACTGCCATCTCattctgaaattaaaaccaACTGAATATTAAATCAACATCTACAAAATGTACTAGTATTCATTTGTGTTAATTCAGTTAGTGGTGAATGAAAAGCCATTAGGTAATAGAGCAAGCTCAGGCCATGCAGTCAGccagctgaggtgctgagagctgggcaccctgggcagcgctcagggcaggagctctgggctgcccacacagagcagctctgaacaGCCAATGGATTCTCCCACTGGTGCTGTCCcaccccctcccagctcagctccatggACACACACTGCTAACTGGGTTAAGCTTACCCATGCTGAAGTCACaccagccagctgcagcacagagccagcctcTGCTGGGCAATTTCTGTAGCAAAGCCAAAATAATTTGTCCCAAATTGCCTGCCATGATAACCCTGACTTGAAGATACTGTGGTCGGCAGCAGCTACCTTCCACACCACCCTGTTAAGGTCTGCAACAGTAAGTGCTGAATTAATTTCTGagaatttctgaattaatttttgagTCATCAGTGCAAACACTAAGACTCCCAGGTGCAACCTGAACATATGAAATAGCAGTACTTGTCAGGTTTcagatacctttttttttaatttccctttttgaaaagtaaaataaattgaCATGTTTATATCTCATAGTACAGGAACTTTTCCTTTAGGACattaaaaagagagaattttttaCATTGACTCTTTGAAATTCTCTAATTGCAATTGAAAAATTCCATACTGGATGAAGACTTGAGTTCTAGGCTGTGATAATCACTATAAATGTTAATTGCAAGAGAGTGTATAATTTCTTACCTCTGTCTGGTCAATGCCAACAACTATGAAAAGGGCTGCATACTGTCGGTACACCAGCTTGAAGTCCTTATACTCAACAAAAGAGCACTAGGCAGAAGCAAAATCAGTCAAATACAGCAGCTGCCATTTAAGCATACAACAGTATAAAGCACATTGCTCAAAGGACCTGAGCTTTCAGGTTCATAAGGCCCACAGTGAACATGGATTTGCCAAGATTTTAACTTGAAAGAAATTTAGCACGGTAACTGTTACACCACACTTTTCATCTGCTGACAGAAAACATGCCACCACTTTTTAAATGGAGAAACTGAAACATGCAGAACTGAAGTGACTTGTTTGGTGTTATAAAGGCATCCAGTACTTTCTCACAATTTTCATTTGCAAACCCTTTCAAAAAGAGACCTAAAGgtaattttcctatttaaaaaagTATcgatattttaatgtaaaaattaaaaatactagACTTCCAGACCCAGCGGGGAATGAACATGCTTCCCAGCGGGAGGGAGCCAGGAGATGGCGCCGTTTCCCGCCGCTGGAGGAGCCGCCGCCTTTTCTCTCCGAGCCGTTTCGCTCGGTGCCCGAAATGGCAGCGGCCGCGCCGGCAGCTCCTCCTGCGCTCGGAAATGCCCCGGCAGGAGCAGCACGAACACGTTCCTTGCTTTAGCCACTATCAGAGCTGCCAACTAAGGGGCTTGTAAGAACTGCTATTTTGATTGAGGTTTCCTAGAATGAAGTATGTGAGGAGTGCTGTGCAAGAACACACAACATTAAGGAAAAGTAAAGAAGCTGACTTCAGAACTGAAACCAATAAACTTCATTCACTGTCCAAGTCCCATACTTCTTCTCTAATTCAAGTCAATGTGCCCAAGTTTGGTGCTTTTCTTAAAGAACCACTGATTTAATTAAAGAGAGCAATGAAAATCTCAACTTTCatccaaaacatttttcaacTTCTATGTTTTCTGACTTTCTTGCAGAACATGTAAACACTTCTTTAGAATAAAGAAGTCTAATATAGAGGCCTAAAAATTTGTGTTTCCAAACTCTCCTGTGCTTTAGAGAATGTTTTCACAATCTGGGATCCTCTCCCCTAAGTCTAAACTAGGAGCTATCAGTACTCTGCTCTCTACCTCCAGGAAAAACTGTAATATCTCAGTAAAACCAGCAATAACACTAATAAAAATGAGTTTGTCATGACTTCTGAGCTTCTTCAAACAAAGAAGAGGAATCTTGATGATAGTGATACACACGACTCCAAAATCTCTGAAAGcctcagaaaaatatatttattcaatACAGAATAACAGTTCAACTGACTGAACCCACAATCTAGAAATTCAATCTTTTATATTGTGGGTACAAATGAGATAATGACTTGTGATAGACACTGATAGGTTTCAGAATTATCAATAGGAAAGGTGTGAGATGTGGATAAAATAAAACCTACAAAACCTACCTCATCCTTTGAACGAGAGAGACAGTTTTTGATTACTTCAGCTTCCAGCACTGTCCGTTTATTAATTTCTACATGCTCATAATACCTGGAGAGTCTTGTTTGACCTTGCTTGTTAACCATAAGAAAAAATTTTatcatttcttttttgttgattttagtGGTAGATTTCAATTTTGGGTGCAGGAATCAGGAGAAGTATTTCTGggagtagaaaaaaaaaaaaaagtagtaataCATAGGAATAAAGACTTTCTAAAAGCTATCCACCCCAGGTATGCACATACTTATGAGCGAGTTTCTTGCCAAAATATACAacattgaaaaaaatctcaaatctTTGCACACATCCTATGGAAAaactcccttttttccccacacaaCTATTCACAAACTAATAAATAACAGCTTTCACATTAGGAATTTGCTCATTTccatcaaattaatttttataggATTTGAGAAATCGGAGGAGTAAACAATTACTTCTTCATAACCATAAATCTACTGATCATTTTCTTCCTGCATGCTAACTGGTTTGCAAATATCAGAAATTTGTCCAGTACCAAA
Protein-coding regions in this window:
- the AP4S1 gene encoding AP-4 complex subunit sigma-1, encoding MIKFFLMVNKQGQTRLSRYYEHVEINKRTVLEAEVIKNCLSRSKDECSFVEYKDFKLVYRQYAALFIVVGIDQTENEMAVYELIHNFVEVLDKYFSRVSELDIMFNLDRVHIILDEMVLNGCIVETNRNRILAPLFVLDKVAEG